CGCCCGGTAACGTTCCCCGGTTAAAATCCTGAGATTCCCGGAGGTCAACCAAAGTGAACTCAGTTAGTTTTCCTGCACGGATCATCTCATCCAACTGCAGGGGAAGTATTTTCTGGTCATCGCCGGTAATCGCAGTCAGAACGGCTGTATTTTCAGCTTTGTAGTCCGGCGCTGCAATCCATTGCACCAGCATGGTAATGAGGGCAACGGCTGCAAAGAGAATGGCGGCGTTTTTCAACATATTTGCCTGTATTGTATTCATAATCAATTATTTTTAAGTTTAACATCCACCTTTTGCAGGTTTTTCAATATCAACAATTTTGATTACCGGTGTAACTGCAGATTTTGTTTCAGGCGCTGCTTTGCCCGACAGGAAGTAGTTTTTGACTTTGTCCCTGAACCTTGCCTGTTGCAAAATGTTGAGATCATACGTGTCAGCCAAATGTTCCTCGTTAAAAATCGTCTGCACAAACCCGTTCAATCCGCCGGAAAGAACGTTCAGGTCTTTAATGCCGGCTCGTGTTGCAATGAGCCAGGCTTCGGTTGCCAGGGTGTTTGAGTTGGAGTAAAGTATTACTTTTTGCTCTGATGACCGGAGGATGGGTTCGTACCTGTGATCGAGAATCTGCTCAAGTGGAATGTTAATGGCGCCCGGCAGCGAGAACTGATTAAAATCTTCAGCTTTTCTCACATCCACCAGCAAAACAGGCCTGTCTTTTCCGTTGACCAGGCTGTAGGCTACCTCGTCAATGTTCACCAGGTGCTCACCGTTATTCATCATCTTCAGCAGCTTTTCAGGAGAAGTTTCGTGCCAGCTCGAACGTGGTTGCGATGGCAGCAAAATCAGCAGCAGTCCGGCAGACAGGATTATTGACGAAGGAATCCAGTAAGATGGCCTTGCTTTCTTTTCGGGATCGGATGTTTTATTCACCCTATCTTCGATATACTGGGTAGCCACAAATGCAAAC
This is a stretch of genomic DNA from Bacteroidales bacterium. It encodes these proteins:
- a CDS encoding YeeE/YedE family protein, which codes for MGWIDYNLLYINPTFLWSSIVGGVIMGFGFILGGFCPGTSLTGAVIGKIDAMVFIAGMFIGIFIFGEFYDVFEPIYTGSFLGNIFVYDSLGMGRDWFAMMLIAVALFAFVATQYIEDRVNKTSDPEKKARPSYWIPSSIILSAGLLLILLPSQPRSSWHETSPEKLLKMMNNGEHLVNIDEVAYSLVNGKDRPVLLVDVRKAEDFNQFSLPGAINIPLEQILDHRYEPILRSSEQKVILYSNSNTLATEAWLIATRAGIKDLNVLSGGLNGFVQTIFNEEHLADTYDLNILQQARFRDKVKNYFLSGKAAPETKSAVTPVIKIVDIEKPAKGGC